ATGCTCGACTGGATGTTGTCGCCGATCGCCACGATGACATTGTCGAAGTTGCCGAGGCCGAGGTCCTTCAGCACCGTTTCGTCAGTCGTATCGCCGATGACGGCCTGGGTTGCGATGTCTATGAACTCATTGACGCGGTTCTCATCCACGTCGACCGCCAGAACATCCATTTCAAGCACCCTGAGTTCACGGACGATGCTCCCCCCGAACCGGCCGAGCCCGATGACTGCATAATCTTTATTCATCTTATCACCTGTCCATCCTCAATGTTAGTACTTGCTGTTGTCCTTTCCCTGTACATACTCCTTGTCGAACAGGAACAGTCTCATGAGAAGGACAAGACTTGGCACCAATAATAGTAAACCTAAAATGAAGACGACTGTCAAACTGAAAGCCATGCTCTCATTGACGACGGCCGTATTGATGTCCACATACGGATACAGGATGTAGGGCAGCTTGCTGATGCCGTATCCGTAGAAGGCAAAGGCAAACTGAAGCATGATCATGATGAATGCAAGTCCGAATGCGCGCTTCCTCCAAATCAGGAAGACTGCAATGCCCATTGAAGCGAGGCTCAGCCCGAACAGGTACCAGTAATCCTGGGCACGGATGAAGTGTTCATAGTTGTGTTCCCGGAGCCCCAGGAAGACGAACTGCGAAATGAACAGCATCGGCAGCGTCCATATGAGGAACCATCTGCGCACAAGGTGCAGTGCCTGCGAATCCTTGGCCCGCGCCGCATAGAATGTCAGGAAGCCGCTGGAGACATAGAGGACGGTGATGATGGCCAGGAATACGACCGACCATCCATAGGTGCTGAACAGCAGTTCCTCGAGCTGCAGCTGGATGCCATCCCCCTCCTCGATGATATAGCCTCCCTCCGATATGACAAGGGCTATGGAAAGCGAGGCTGGTATCAGCAGGCCTGTGCCTCCGTAGAGGAATGTCCAGGACAGTTTCGGCTCCTTGTTGTAGGAGTTGAAGGCATAGTAGCTGCCGCGTATCGCAAGCAGTATCAGCGCGATGCTTCCGGGAATCAGCAGTGTCGTCCCATAGTAGTATGCCGTATCCGGATAGAAACCGACGATGCCGACGAAGAAGAAGACGAAGAAGACGTTCGTCACTTCCCATACTGGACTCAAATAGCGTTGGATGATCGGGCTGATGACGTTATCGTCCCCTGTGAGCTTCGAGTAGAAGTTGAAGAAGCCGGCACCGAAGTCGATCGATGCCACGATGATATATCCGTAAAGGAATGTCCACAGCACGGTCACCCCGATGATTTCATAGTTCATGGCAGCCGACCTCCTTTGTAGTCCTCCCCGTACATCTTAAGGCGTTCCGTATCGGCACTTTTGCCCTGGAACATCCTGAGCAGTACGTAGATGCATGTGACGCCGAGCACTGCATAGAGCAGTACGAATGCAATCAGGGTCAGACCGAGGCCGTCGGCGTTGGTCACAGCCTCAGACACCCGCATATAGCCGCGCAGGATCCACGGCTGGCGGCCCATTTCTGCCAGGAACCAGCCGGATTCTATTGCCGCCATCGATAACGGACCGGTCAGTACATAGGCATAGAGGAGCGCCGGATGGTGTTCATCGAACTTCGAGAACTTCGCCAGGAAGTAGATGAGGGCCACGGTCAGCCCGTACATCCCGAAGAACACCATCATGTCGAAGAAGTAGTGGATGATCAGCGGCGGCTGTTCATCCTCCGGTATGTCGTTCAGGCCGGTCACCTCGGTATCGAAGGAATTGCCGGCGAGGAAACTGAGCACACTCGGTATCTTGAGCGCGTAGCTGACCTCCTGGGTCTCCTCATCGAGGACCCCGAAAAGGATCAGATCCGCATTGTCTTCGGTCTCAAAGTGCCACTCCATCGCCGCCAGCTTTTCAGGCTGATGCTCATGCAGGAATTTTGCCGAAAAGTCTCCGGCGAGCACTGTCAGGGAAGCCATGACCAGGCCGAGCACCATCATGACTTTGAGCCCCTTCTTATGATATTCCCTGTCCTCCTTGAACTTGGAACGGAGCAGCTTGAAGGCACCTATCGAAGCGATGATGAATACCGCCGTCATGTATGCCGTGACTACGACGTGGAATATCCTTACCCAGCTGGAGGGGTTGAACATAGCTGCAAGCGGATCCACATTGACCAGAGCGCCATCCACAAGATCGAACCCTGCCGGCGTGTTCATGAACGAGTTGACTGTCGTGATGAACACGGCGGACAAAGTCGAACCGATGACGATCGGTATGTTGAGCAGCCAGTGGTGCCATGGGTTTTTGAAGCGGTCCCATGTATACAGGAAGATGCCGAGGAATATCGCCTCGAAGAAGAAGGCGAATGTTTCCATGAACAGCGGCAGCGCGATGATCTGTCCGCCGAGCCGCATGAAGTCCGGCCATATCAGGGAGAGCTGGAGACCGATGATGGTCCCGGTCACGACGCCGACGGCGACAGTCACCGTATATCCTTTCGCTATCCTTCTTGCCATGGTCAAGTACATGGCATCCTTATTCTGCAGTCCCAGAAATTCCAGAACCATGAAGACAATCGGTATGCCGACACCGATCGTCGCAAAAATTATATGAAATCCCAAAGTGGATGCAGTCAGTACACGACCAATGATTACCTCATCCATTCGATCACCTCTCAATTAATGTATCCTGAATATAAGACGGATTGTCCCTCTATGGCATTCAAGATCATGATGAATTCATGACAATTTTGTGAAATAATTATCATTCTCATTTTATTATTCTACCGTATCATGCCCTGAATTACAATTATTTAAACTGGTGATCCGTCCTCCTTGACCCTAAGGTGGAACAGTATCCCGATCACAATCATGACGATGAGGCTCGTGATCGCCATGCGGGATGCCAGCACTCCATAATCCGCCAGTATCAGTGTGATCGAACCATATATGAAGGGACCTATGACAGCACTCATTTTTGCGCTGAAGGCGAACAGACCGAAGAACTGCCCTTCTTTTCCTTCTGGGGAAAGTTCTATGATCATCGTCCGGCTCACCACCCAAGTCGATCCCATCGCAACGCCGAAGAGCGAAGCCGCGATCCAGAAAGTCCACATCGGCAGCGGTATGGCCGCTATCGCCACCGCGACCGCCAGCAGCACGGCGATGATTACGAAAGTGCGCTTCGAACCGAATCCCCTATTGATGAAGCTGAATACGATCGCCCCGATGATGCTGAACAGTGTCGCCACCATGAAGATGATGAGGAAGGTACCCGGCTCGAACCCGACGACCGTCGTGGCATAGGGCTGCATCATCGCGATTGCAGTAGCCAGGGCGTCGTTGACGAAGAAATAAGCGATCATGAAATAGAATATGGATGGATACTCCCGTGCTTCGACGAATGTCCTATAGATGTCCCGGTACCCTTTCAGAAAAGCCTGCTTCGGCTTCTGTGCTCTTGGCGGGTCCCTATTGATGAGGAACAGCGGCAGCGCAAAGATGAGGAAGAGCAGCCCGGACAGCCAGAATGTATGATGCACCGCCCCGTCCCCGATGATCAGGAGAACCGAGAAGATGCCGAACAGGGTGCCCATATACCCCAGCGCAACCCCATAGCCCGAAATGAGGGGAATCTCCTTTTTATTGCCTAAACTCGAGAGCATGGCATCATAGAAGACATTGCCCGAGTTGAAGGCGAACTTTGCGGCGACGAAGAACAGTATGGTCAATACAAGTCCGTTCGGCAGTCCGAACCACCTTGCTGTGTCCATGCCGCCGAACATCCCCATGCCTACAGAGACGGTGACACACAGCAGTGTAAATAGGATGACATACCGCCTGCGCCTGCCGGTCCGGTCCATCGTCACCCCATAGAGGGGAGCGAATGCGATCAGCAGTATCGCCGCCACGGCATTCGCATAGGCGATGATGGTGGATGCTATCTGTTCGAGCCGCGGGTTGGTCCCCACCATCTCGGTAATATACTGGGGGAAGAACAGGGTGACGATGTTGGCGCTGAATATGGTGTTGGCAAAATCATAGAGTGCGAAAGCAAGAATCGGCAGCGTAAGATAGAGTTCCATCGGACGGCGCACAGTTTCCTTCATCATCTGATCCTCCTCAGCCCTTTTCTGCAATCATGACGGCAAAAAACACGCACGGATGCATCCGTGCGTGTGATGTTTCTATATCCTGCCTGTATATTCCTCAACCAGTGCAAGCACTTCTTCCGAATCCTTGCATTCGATTGCGGATGCGGCCAGACGTTCCATATCCGTCTTCTTGAGTTGGGAAATCTGCTTGCGTGCCTTCAATACTGAAGATGCGCTCATGGAGAACTCATCGAGTCCGAGCCCAAGAAGCAGTGGCACAGCCTGTTCATCGCCGGCCATCTCTCCGCACATACCGGCCCATTTGCCTTCCTTGTGAGCTGCATCAATGACCATCTTGATGAGTCTGAGAAGTGCAGGATGGTGCGGCTGGTACAGATAGCTTACGGACTCGTTCATCCGGTCTGCAGCCATCGTGTACTGGATCAGGTCATTCGTTCCGATGGAGAAGAAGTCCACCACTTTCGCAAACTGGTCTGCGAGGATTGCCGCTGAAGGGATTTCGACCATGATACCGACTTCGATATCCTCTTTGATCTTCTCACCTTCATCGACGAGCTTGTCCTTCTCTTCGATCAGCAGTGCTTTCGCACGGTTGAATTCATCTATCGTCGCAATCATCGGGAACATGATCTTCAGGTTGCCATGCTGGCTCGCACGGAGCAGTGCACGCAGCTGTGTCCTGAACAGATCCGGGTTATCTAGCGTCATGCGCACGGCGCGGTGGCCGAGGAAAGGATTCATTTCCTTCGGCAGATCCAGGTAAGGCAGTTCCTTGTCTCCGCCGACATCCAGTGTACGTACGACGACCGGCTTGTCATCCATATCCTTAAGCACCTTCTTGTAGGCTTCGTACTGTTCCTCTTCAGTCGGCAGCTCATTCCTGCCCATATAGAGGAACTCGGTACGGTAGAGGCCGATGCCTTCGGCGCCGTTCGATTTCACGCCGTCCAGGTCGTCCGGCGTACCGATGTTCGCAGCGAGCTCCACAGCGATGCCGTCCATCGTTTCGGATGGTTCATCTACAAGCTTCTGCAGTTCCGCCTTCTCTTCTTGTACACGTGCTTCCTTGTCCTTATAGACCAGGACTTCCTCTTCAGTCGGATTGACGATGACTTCCCCTGCGCTGCCATCCACGATGATATCATCGCCGACTTTCGCAACAGCCGTTATCTCCTTCGTTCCGACGACAGCCGGTATCTCGAGGGAACGGGACATGATTGCAGAGTGGGACGTACGTCCGCCCACATTCGTCACAAAACCTTTGACGAAATTCTTATCCAGCTGGGCTGTGTCCGAAGGCGTCAGATCTTCTGCAACAATCACAACAGGTGTATCGATCTTACTCGGGTCAGGCAGTTCCTTTCCGAGCATATGGGCGAGGACGCGCTTGGATACATCTTTGATATCCGCCGCCCGTTCCTTCATGTATTCATTCTCCATATTCTCGAAGATTGCAACGAACTGGTCACGCGTTTCCAGAAGTGCCTGAGGCGCACTCTTCTGGTCGTTGCGGATATGGGCTTCAATCGGTCCGAGGAACTCCGGATCATCGAGCACAAGCAGGTGTGCGTCGAATATCGCGGCATGCTCCGGGCCGACAGCCTCTTCCGCATGATTCCTGATTTTGGTGATTTCCACTTTGGATTGGTTGAAAGCAGCCTTGAAACGTTCAACCTCGGCATTTTCCTGGCCGGGTTCAATCTGTTTGCCGTCAAATGACAAATCAGGCTCTTCCAGGGAGTATACAGGTGCAATCGCTACACCGTCACTCGCACCAATTCCTTTCAGCATGTTTGACATCAGTCGGTCAGTCCTTCTTTGGAGAGAGTTTCAGTAATCGCTTCGATTGCCTCAGTTTCATCTTTGCCTTCCGCGTAGACTGTCACTTCGGAATCCTTGCCTACACCAAGTGACATGACGCCCATGATGGATTTGAGATTCACTTTCTTGCTGTTGTATTCAAGCTGGATGTCGGAATCGAATTTGGATGCTGTCTGTACCAGAATTGTAGCTGGCCTTGCGTGAATTCCTGTTTCGTCTGTAATGAGATAAGATTTTTGTTCCATTGCGTTAGTCTCCTTTAGAATGCGTTATAAGTTTACATGATAGACATACATGGTTAGCTTCATTGTACCACGTATAATTGCGATATTCTAATATACCACCATCGTTGCAGGCATAAACTTTTCACTTTTTGTCCCACATGGGTCAAAAATTATATTCCTACTCCAGGCCAGGCCCACATTTAAAAAAACCTCTTCGGGAAGTTTCCCCGAAGAAGGAGCATAAATCTGTCAGACCGTCTGGCTTTTGGCCACTTCGACACATTTGTCGACGTAGTCGTTGCCAAGTTTCTGCATCACTTTATAGCTTACTGCAGCACCGATGACCCTGCTGAGGAGCGGGATGATCCCAAACTTAGTGAGCTTGGAATTCTTGGACCCCCTCTTCAGCAGCATCTTGGTCGTCTGGCTGCCTATGAATTCGCTCCCGATGCTGGTCGCCATCACGGCCGCACGGTTCATCAGGTCGTCGGAAATGTCATTCACCTGATTGTGGTCGAAGCCGAAGATCTCTTCGGCCTCCTGTTTGATATCCTTCATCAGCTTCATATCCGTACCGACATCGAGCAATGGTATCGGCAGGGCGGCTGCGATGGAAGAGTATAGGGATTTCTGATGGACCATTTCACGGGCTTTCTGTTCTTTTTCCTCTATCTGCTGTTCGGTGAGCGGTTGGGCGCACATATTCAAAACTCCTTTGCACATTATTTTGATCATTGTCGCTTTGAATATACCCATTTTGCTCCACTGATAACCAACCTACTTGTTGATCTGAACTGTAACCACCTTGAGGTACTTGCCGTTCTTGTATCCCTTCACTGTCGGATAGTCCTTGGGCAGTCCCTTGACATCTACAAGCGTATAGGAATATCCGGCATTGGTCAGCGTCTTGTCGATCTGACGCTTGAACTGATTCAATGTAAAGGACTCCAGGTTCTGGCTGAGTATCAGATGGCCCCCTGGCTTCAGCACTTTAAGCGCCTCCCCGATGAGCTTCGGGAAATCCCGCTCCACTTTGAACACCTTTTTGCCGAAGCGTGAGAAGCTCGGCGGGTCGATCAGTATCGCATCGAAGCGCTGCCGGTTCCGCTCCGCATATTTCAAGAACTCGAAAGCTTCCATTATATAGATGCTCTGGCCCTCAAGCGACATATTGTTGGCATTGAAGTTTTCTGTAATCAGTTCCCTGCTCCGCTTCGCCAGGTCGACGCTTGTCGTCATCATTCCACCCTCTCTCGCTGCGATTGAAAATGTCCCGCTGTAGCTGAAGAGGTTGAGGAAGGATTTCGCATTGGATGGGTTGTGCATCAGCGTCTTGCGTGTTTCGCGCTGATCCAGGAACAGCCGAGTCATCGGTCCTTCATCGAGATGGACACTGTAGATCATCCCGGATTCCTTTACAGTAATGGGAAATTCGACATTCCCCATGATGCGTCGGTTTATCGTCTCCATCTTCCCCTGATTGCTGAAACGCGTCTGCTCCGTAATGGAGTCCGGTTTCAGCTCCACCATCAAAGTCTTGATGATCAGGTCGCGGATCTTGTAGATGCCCCGGGAATAGAAGGTGATGAGGAGATGGTTGTCATAGTTGTCGACGGTGAAGCCGCCGATGCCGTCCCCGATTTCATTGAAGAGGCGGAATGCCGTCGTATCCTCCTGATTGTATAGGGGCGCGCGCTTCTCCAGTGCTTCCCTGATCCGCCGGCCAATGAAGGCATCGTCTATCGCCTCCTGCTCATCCCGCGTCAGCACCCAGCCCTGGGCCTTCTGCTCAAAACTGATCATGGCGATGCCGATCAGCCTGCCATAGGTATCTTCTAGCTTGACGATTTCGCCATCCTTCAGGAATGTGTCGTCGCTCAAGTCTTCTCTATCTATGTTCAGCTGCCCATTCATATAGGCACGTTCGTGTCCTCTTTTCAGCTGTATCGTATTCATCAAAACGTCTCCCTTTCTGTCATGAAGGTGTGGAATAGACTTGCGGCCAGACTGCTTGTCCGGTCATCGGTATCAAGGGCCGGGGCCACTTCACTGATGTCGAAGCTTACAAGATTGGAAAGCTTGGCAAGTTGTGCCACCATACCATGAATTTCCTGCGCCGTATAGCCGTTCTGGGCAGGCATGCTCGTGCCGGGTGCCACACTCTGCTGCACCGAATCCATGCAGAGCGTCCCGAACACAGCATCATATTCCGACAGCTTGGAGAGGGTGCGTGCGTATACGTCTGTGGACCGCACTTCATCCATCATTGCATAGTGCACGCCCAATGCATCCGCCGTATCGAACAATGTCCTGGTATTTCCGGAAGACTGGATTCCGAGGACATGATAGTCGATGTTCCGATCTTCGGATAGGATCTGGTGGAACATCGTACCGGAAGACGGCCTTTCATCCCGCAGGTCGAAATGGGCATCGAAGTTCACCACCGCAATCCGCTTGTCCGGATAGGCATTCCGCACACCGAGGTAATGGCCGTAGAGCGTCTCATGACCGCCGCCGATGATGAGCGGGAACTGGTCGCAGGCGAGCACCTCCCTCACACATTCACCGAGGGCCTCCTGGGAAGCTTCCAGATCCTCATCTCCCACGACACTGCCGTAGTCGTATACAGGTTCCGTATAAGGCAGTGATGCCATCTTCTGCCGGACTTTCACCGGCCCATCGAATGCACCGGTGCGCCCCTTGTTGCGCCGCACCCCTTCATCAGAGCGGAAACCGATGAATACCGGTACGCTGGCAGGCGTCTCTTCACTCCACTGGCTGATGACCTGATGCACACGTTCCTTCACATCCGGATTGTCTGTTCTCCCTGTAAAAGTATGATGTTCAATATGCTTCATCTGTTATCTCCCCTTTTCATGAAATTCCTTGAATATGCTTATGATGAGCAGCGGTGTCGTCAATAGGACGAGCAGGATGTTGAATGGCAGTATGAACAGCGACAGTTCCACGTCCCTGAAGAGGGTGATGAAAAGGCTGACCGTCACTTTCAGCCACAGGGCGGTGATGACGATCATCTGACGGTGGTAGTACTTGTTCTGCGTCATGTTGAAGAATGTCGTGAACAGGTAAGCCACTGCCAGGGCGAGGGCGATGAACAGGTTGACCCATTCATATATATACTGCATGTCGGATATTCTGAAATACCCTTCTGTGAAGACCCCATGCCGATTATTGAATTCAATCAGGACGAAGATCAGCACAAGCGTCCCGAGCAGCAGTTCCATATAATTCGGCCTGAGCCAGGATGGAAACTCGATTTCCATGAATGTCTTCACCCTGTGCAGCAGCCCATTGCGCATGTCATACAGCTGTTTTGAAAATCCCAGATATTCATCCGGGTGCAGCCTGCGCTTCCTGTTCTTCCGGGATAATGTCGCCTGGTCCCCCTTCTTCGGCTTCTTGAGGAGGTTCTTCGACTTCGACAGGAAGACCCCCACCCAGAGTGCCATGAGCGACAGCACCCAGAGGATGCCGAAGAACATGTTGATCGATAAAACATCCGTCGGGGACAGCGTCCTATCGATATTCGAATAGACGGCAGTCTGTGTAAAGAAATAGGCCAATCCATAAAAGGCCAATATGACCATGTAGTGCTCCTTGCGGTGCCTCGGATCCAGCTGCTCATTGAAGATGTTGTAGAGCATATGTACGATGAATGCCAGCAGGAACAGGAGTGCAAACCATCCGTACACCTGGAACATCAGCAATGTCGTCAGCAGGAACAGGAAGAACGAGAGACCGATGAAGAAGAATGACAGCTCCGTATCATATTCCGTTGTTTTCCGTATGAGCTGGGCGACCTTGAACATCCCAAGACCGAAGAGTATCGACAGGATGCCCGCGATGATCGGAAACCCGCCGATGACCATGCCCAATATGTTCAGGACCTCGACAAAAAAAGCATCGAACAGATCAAAGAACGTATCTATCTGCGGCGTCTCCACGGCATCTCCATTGCCTCTGATTCTGCCTGTATTGAACAGTATGAACAATCCCAGAATGACAAAGAACACCCCCAGGAGGACGCTGATTATCACTTCACTTTGTTGCTTCAACCACTTCATTTGATTTCACCTCAATATCCCTTCCCATTATAGATGAATTCCTTCCCGAATGCATGGAATGACCCATCACCGGAAAAAGAAATATCAAAAGTTTGTTTAGGAAATCCCAGCCATGGGTATACCTCAACTAACAGCAGATAAGTAATTAATATATATGATATCAACCCAAACTAAGTATCCCTAGGAGTGATTTCAATGGACTTTAAAGATAGAGATAAGAAATCCGAAATCGAAGATGCAGCACAGGAAGCCCGCACCAAGGAAAATCCATCGGAAGAGATGGATACCGAAGCGGACAGAAAAGTGGACAAAGGGAAAGATCTTGAGCGGGACGAATCCGGTTCTGAAAAGACTGAGGATGAAATCCAGGATTCATTCGAATAGCAAAAAGGCGTTGCCATTACACGGACGGTGTTCTGGCGACGCCTTTTTTGTGGATTTTTATTTTTGAATGGCCCAACTGTCACTCGTTGTCTTCACCAATGACAATTGGAGGCCCAACTGTCACTCGTTGTCTTCACCAGTGACAATTGGAGGCCCAACTGTCACTCGTTGTCTTCACCAATGACAATTGGAGACCCAACTGTCACTCGTCAAATGCATCTATGGAGATAGATGCTGATCATTCCCGGTTCAATGCCCTTTTGGCGATATCCCTTCTCAGGAAAAGGGCCCCCTCGTCAAATTTCACTTTGTCCACATTGGAATAGGCCGCTTCTACAGCCGCTTCGATCGAGTCGCCTTCGCCGGTGACGAGGAGCACACGGCCGCCGCTTGAGTGCCATGCATCT
The sequence above is drawn from the Salinicoccus roseus genome and encodes:
- a CDS encoding cytochrome d ubiquinol oxidase subunit II yields the protein MNYEIIGVTVLWTFLYGYIIVASIDFGAGFFNFYSKLTGDDNVISPIIQRYLSPVWEVTNVFFVFFFVGIVGFYPDTAYYYGTTLLIPGSIALILLAIRGSYYAFNSYNKEPKLSWTFLYGGTGLLIPASLSIALVISEGGYIIEEGDGIQLQLEELLFSTYGWSVVFLAIITVLYVSSGFLTFYAARAKDSQALHLVRRWFLIWTLPMLFISQFVFLGLREHNYEHFIRAQDYWYLFGLSLASMGIAVFLIWRKRAFGLAFIMIMLQFAFAFYGYGISKLPYILYPYVDINTAVVNESMAFSLTVVFILGLLLLVPSLVLLMRLFLFDKEYVQGKDNSKY
- a CDS encoding cytochrome ubiquinol oxidase subunit I, which codes for MDEVIIGRVLTASTLGFHIIFATIGVGIPIVFMVLEFLGLQNKDAMYLTMARRIAKGYTVTVAVGVVTGTIIGLQLSLIWPDFMRLGGQIIALPLFMETFAFFFEAIFLGIFLYTWDRFKNPWHHWLLNIPIVIGSTLSAVFITTVNSFMNTPAGFDLVDGALVNVDPLAAMFNPSSWVRIFHVVVTAYMTAVFIIASIGAFKLLRSKFKEDREYHKKGLKVMMVLGLVMASLTVLAGDFSAKFLHEHQPEKLAAMEWHFETEDNADLILFGVLDEETQEVSYALKIPSVLSFLAGNSFDTEVTGLNDIPEDEQPPLIIHYFFDMMVFFGMYGLTVALIYFLAKFSKFDEHHPALLYAYVLTGPLSMAAIESGWFLAEMGRQPWILRGYMRVSEAVTNADGLGLTLIAFVLLYAVLGVTCIYVLLRMFQGKSADTERLKMYGEDYKGGRLP
- a CDS encoding MFS transporter, yielding MKETVRRPMELYLTLPILAFALYDFANTIFSANIVTLFFPQYITEMVGTNPRLEQIASTIIAYANAVAAILLIAFAPLYGVTMDRTGRRRRYVILFTLLCVTVSVGMGMFGGMDTARWFGLPNGLVLTILFFVAAKFAFNSGNVFYDAMLSSLGNKKEIPLISGYGVALGYMGTLFGIFSVLLIIGDGAVHHTFWLSGLLFLIFALPLFLINRDPPRAQKPKQAFLKGYRDIYRTFVEAREYPSIFYFMIAYFFVNDALATAIAMMQPYATTVVGFEPGTFLIIFMVATLFSIIGAIVFSFINRGFGSKRTFVIIAVLLAVAVAIAAIPLPMWTFWIAASLFGVAMGSTWVVSRTMIIELSPEGKEGQFFGLFAFSAKMSAVIGPFIYGSITLILADYGVLASRMAITSLIVMIVIGILFHLRVKEDGSPV
- the ptsP gene encoding phosphoenolpyruvate--protein phosphotransferase: MSNMLKGIGASDGVAIAPVYSLEEPDLSFDGKQIEPGQENAEVERFKAAFNQSKVEITKIRNHAEEAVGPEHAAIFDAHLLVLDDPEFLGPIEAHIRNDQKSAPQALLETRDQFVAIFENMENEYMKERAADIKDVSKRVLAHMLGKELPDPSKIDTPVVIVAEDLTPSDTAQLDKNFVKGFVTNVGGRTSHSAIMSRSLEIPAVVGTKEITAVAKVGDDIIVDGSAGEVIVNPTEEEVLVYKDKEARVQEEKAELQKLVDEPSETMDGIAVELAANIGTPDDLDGVKSNGAEGIGLYRTEFLYMGRNELPTEEEQYEAYKKVLKDMDDKPVVVRTLDVGGDKELPYLDLPKEMNPFLGHRAVRMTLDNPDLFRTQLRALLRASQHGNLKIMFPMIATIDEFNRAKALLIEEKDKLVDEGEKIKEDIEVGIMVEIPSAAILADQFAKVVDFFSIGTNDLIQYTMAADRMNESVSYLYQPHHPALLRLIKMVIDAAHKEGKWAGMCGEMAGDEQAVPLLLGLGLDEFSMSASSVLKARKQISQLKKTDMERLAASAIECKDSEEVLALVEEYTGRI
- a CDS encoding phosphocarrier protein HPr; its protein translation is MEQKSYLITDETGIHARPATILVQTASKFDSDIQLEYNSKKVNLKSIMGVMSLGVGKDSEVTVYAEGKDETEAIEAITETLSKEGLTD
- a CDS encoding class I SAM-dependent rRNA methyltransferase, translating into MNTIQLKRGHERAYMNGQLNIDREDLSDDTFLKDGEIVKLEDTYGRLIGIAMISFEQKAQGWVLTRDEQEAIDDAFIGRRIREALEKRAPLYNQEDTTAFRLFNEIGDGIGGFTVDNYDNHLLITFYSRGIYKIRDLIIKTLMVELKPDSITEQTRFSNQGKMETINRRIMGNVEFPITVKESGMIYSVHLDEGPMTRLFLDQRETRKTLMHNPSNAKSFLNLFSYSGTFSIAAREGGMMTTSVDLAKRSRELITENFNANNMSLEGQSIYIMEAFEFLKYAERNRQRFDAILIDPPSFSRFGKKVFKVERDFPKLIGEALKVLKPGGHLILSQNLESFTLNQFKRQIDKTLTNAGYSYTLVDVKGLPKDYPTVKGYKNGKYLKVVTVQINK
- the hutG gene encoding formimidoylglutamase; this translates as MKHIEHHTFTGRTDNPDVKERVHQVISQWSEETPASVPVFIGFRSDEGVRRNKGRTGAFDGPVKVRQKMASLPYTEPVYDYGSVVGDEDLEASQEALGECVREVLACDQFPLIIGGGHETLYGHYLGVRNAYPDKRIAVVNFDAHFDLRDERPSSGTMFHQILSEDRNIDYHVLGIQSSGNTRTLFDTADALGVHYAMMDEVRSTDVYARTLSKLSEYDAVFGTLCMDSVQQSVAPGTSMPAQNGYTAQEIHGMVAQLAKLSNLVSFDISEVAPALDTDDRTSSLAASLFHTFMTERETF
- the auxA gene encoding lipoteichoic acid stability factor AuxA; this translates as MKWLKQQSEVIISVLLGVFFVILGLFILFNTGRIRGNGDAVETPQIDTFFDLFDAFFVEVLNILGMVIGGFPIIAGILSILFGLGMFKVAQLIRKTTEYDTELSFFFIGLSFFLFLLTTLLMFQVYGWFALLFLLAFIVHMLYNIFNEQLDPRHRKEHYMVILAFYGLAYFFTQTAVYSNIDRTLSPTDVLSINMFFGILWVLSLMALWVGVFLSKSKNLLKKPKKGDQATLSRKNRKRRLHPDEYLGFSKQLYDMRNGLLHRVKTFMEIEFPSWLRPNYMELLLGTLVLIFVLIEFNNRHGVFTEGYFRISDMQYIYEWVNLFIALALAVAYLFTTFFNMTQNKYYHRQMIVITALWLKVTVSLFITLFRDVELSLFILPFNILLVLLTTPLLIISIFKEFHEKGR